The Campylobacter curvus genome includes the window AAATTTAGCGTATTTTGATCCTTGGGCTCTTCAAGCCACCTTAGCATCGCACTTTGGTTACCGCTTACCAGGCTAAGTAGCGCGGCGTAAATATTTACCGGCTTTAAATTTTTATCGTTTTCTAAATTTTCACCTATCTCCTCGATGAGCTTTGGATCGACGCTGTGGGTCATATCCATGCTGATCGCGCAAAAAACGCCCGCTAAATGGTTATTCACGTCAAGATGATAGCTCGTTATGAAATGCTTTGCAGCCAGGCTGAAATTTCCAAGTTGCGCATAGCTTAGCGCTAGGTTGTATTGGAGTATCGAGTGGTTTGGATAGAGCTTGACAAGAGCCTCGAAGTCGCGATTGGCCTCTTTTAGCTGGTAGTTTAGCGCCTTTGCGATAGCGTTACTTAGCTCGATATTGACCTTTGACATGGTCGCGCTCTTGCTTAGATAGTCGTTTGCCGCCGAGGTATCGTCTAAAAATACGCTGACTCCGCCTTTTCTGATGTATTCCACGCTTTGTTTAGCGTCAAAGACTTTGTAAGGTGCGAAGTAAAACAGCGTCTCGTATCTTCTGATTTTATTGAAAAACATATCGTCGTTAAAGTGCAGCTGGGCTAAATTTACATCAAACAGTTCGGGGTTTAGTATCGTTTTTATCTTGTAAATTTTGCTTGGCTTTAGCGGATCGATCGAGTAAATATCTCTGATGAAAGCCGCTGCATCCTTGTAGTAGCCGGTTTTTAGATCTATCAGCGCCGCTATCATTTTGATGAGGTCAGGGTCGGTCGTGCTTTTGGCGGCTTTACTTAGATAATCGCGCGCCTTGTCGTAGTTTGCCTGCCTTGCGTAAAGCTGCGCGAGGGTGATGTTGGCGTTAAATTCCTTTTGGCTTTCGAGCTTTGCTATCGCCGCCTCGTCGTTGCCTAGAAGCGATAAAATTTTAGCGCTTAGGTAGGCGTATTTGTCCTTATAGTCGTCTCCGCTAGGGTGCGAGAGGGCCTGCAAAGCCTCAAAATAATTGCCTTTATAATAGCTCACTAACGCGTAATAATAGCTATAAAGCGGCGAACTCTCCTCGTATTGCAAGAACGAGTTGGCAAGCCCGATGTAGTAGTTGAAATTTTTAGTGTTGTTTGACTCGAGCGAGCAAACGGCGGCGTTTATCGCGCTAACGGCGGTGTTTTCATGATCGGCGATGGCTTTGGTGAAGGATGTTATCGCTTCGGCGCATTTGCCTTGCTTCATTTGCGAAACACCTAGGTTGTAGTTTGAGAGCGACTCGTTATAAACGGCTATGTTTTCGTAAATTTTAAGCGCTTCGAATTTATTGCCCCTTTCGTAGAGCTGATTTGCCTTGCTGATCATGTCATCGATCTTAGAAGCGCCGAAATTTTGCGTTTTGTAGTTTTCTTCTATATTTTGGGCGAGCGTTGTCGTATCGATCGGCGGCTTTTTATCTTTTTTCAGTAAAAATATGAGCAAAACCGCTATCAAAACGACCAACGCCAAAGCGCCAAGCCCTATGAAGATAAATTTTTTATTGCTCTTTTTTACCTTGATAGGCTCGGGGATATTTTCATCATTTAGTACATCGCCCGGCTGGATACTCTCAAGAGATACGATCTCCTCGTTCGCATCGGCGTTTGGCTGCTCATTTTCCTCGCTGGGCGGCTTTAAGACTACGACTTCTTCATCTGCCACTACATATACCTTTTAAGAACGCTTGGGACCTCGATCGTCCCGTCTTGACGTTGATAGTTTTCCATTATGGCTATCAGCGTCCTGCCTACGGCCAGGCTCGAGCCGTTTAGTGTGTTTACAAGAGCGTTTTTCTTGCCGTCTTTGAAGCGAATTTTTGCTCTTCTAGCCTGAAAATCACGCGTATTTGAGATAGAGCTTATCTCGCGGTATTTGTTTTGAGACGGTAGCCAGACCTCAAGATCGATCGTCTTTGCCGCGCTAAAGCCAAGATCGCCGCTACAAAGCAGCATATGTCGGTGCGGCAAGCCTAGCGAAGCGAGCAGATCACTCGCGCAAGCGACCATTTCGTCTAAAATTTGCTCGCTTTGCTCGGGCTTTGTTATGCTTACAAGCTCAACCTTTTCAAACTGATGTTGGCGTATCATGCCGCGCGTATCGCGACCGGCCGAACCCGCCTCTTGACGAAAGCACGCCGAGTAGCAAGTCATCTTTATCGGTAAATTTTCAGCATCTATGATCTCGTCGTTGTAGATATTAGTCACCGGCACTTCGCTAGTCGGGATCAAGTAAAGATCCTCGTCACGCACCTTATAAAGATCGTCCTCAAATTTTGGTAGCTGCCCGGTGCCATAAAGCGTGTTTGAATTTACCAAAAACGGCACGTTTACTAGCTCAAATCCTCGCGCACTGTTAAAATCGATCATGTAATTTACCAAAGCCCTTGAGAGCCTTGCCGCCTCGCCTCTTAAGATCGTAAAACGCGAGCCTGAAATTTTAGCTCCGCGCTCGAAGTCAAGCCAGCCAAGCTGCTCTCCAAGCTCGTAATGCGCCTTTGGCGTGAAAGAAAATTCGCGCGGCTCTAGCACCTTTTTTATGCAGACATTATCCTCTTCGTCTCGGCCCAAAGGCACGTCATCGTCGGTGATATTTGGTACGTTTGAGGCGATATTGTCTAGCTTTTCCTCGAGTACTCGCACGATTTCGTTTTGCGCACCAAGCGCTTCTTTATTTTTGCTAAGCTCCTCTTTTAAGCCCGCCACATCGCCGCCACTTCTAGCTAGCGCGCCAAGCTCCTTACTTTTTGAGTTTTGCACGGCTTGGAGGTCTTCTAAAATTTGACGCTGTTTTTTTAGCTCGTTAAACGTGTCAAGTAGGCTTTTTAGAACGTCTTCATTTATATTTTTGCCTCGAAGTTTGCTGACAAAATTTTCGTAATTGCTCTCAAGTAGTTTTAAATTTATCATCGCTTGTCCTATCTGTAAATTCCGGTTTTTTCTCGTACCTTTTCTATCAAAGGCAGTGCGTAAATTCGCGCTTTTGCCGCACCTTCGCTTAATATCTCCTCGACCTCGCCAAGGTGGCTCGTGTAATACTCGAATTTCTCTCTTGCATCTTTAAAATATGCCCAAACAAGCTCATTTAGGTAGGCTTTGAAGTGCCCGTGTCCTTCGCCGCCTTTTTCGTAGCGCGCTTGAAGCGCCCTTTGTCCGTCCTCGTCTAAAAACAGCTTCGCGATGTTATAGACGTTGCAGGTTTGCCACTGCTTTGGGGCTTCTAGCGGTTCGCTGGCCGTTACGATGGAGCCGATTTGTTTTTTGAGTGTTTTGGCATCTGCGAAAATATCTATCGTGTTGCCGTAGCTCTTGCTCATTTTTGCGCCGTCAGTGCCAGGCACGGTGGCTACGTTCTCATCGACTCGGTGGGTCGGCAGGGTCAAAATTTCGCCGTGTTCGTTATTAAATTTAAGCGCGATGTCGCGTGCTATCTCGACGTGCTGGATCTGATCCTTACCCACGGGCACGACCTGAGCGCTATATAGCAGTATGTCAGCCGCCATCAGCACGGGGTAGCTAAATAGCCCGTGGCTGGCGCCTATGCCCTTTGCGACCTTATCTTTATAGCTATGTGCGCGCTCTAGTAGGCCCATTGGGGTGTATTGGCTCAGTATCCAGTAAAGCTCAAGCACCTCTTTGACATCGCTTTGCACCCAAAATACGCTTTTTTTAGGATCGATCCCAAGTGCCAAAAATGCAGCCGCCGCTTCTAGCGTGTTTTGTCTGAGCGCCTTTGCGTCGCTTAGCGATGTCATCGCGTGGTAGTTTGCGATAAACATAAACATCTCGCTTGTTTTTTGGGCTTCTACCATCTGCTTTATCGATGCGAAATAGTTGCCCAAATGCAGCTTCCCGCTAGGCTGCAAGCCTGTTAAAACTCTCATTTTTATCCTTTTTCCCGCTCTAAATTTATGAATTTTGGCTTTATTTTACCCGCTTTTGGCTAAATTTACTTTATTTGCGTCAAATTTAAACCGATTTTATCCTCGCGTTTGAGTCATCTTTTTTGTAAATTTTTGATTATCTCTTTTACGATCTGCTTTGGCGTTTTTTGCTCGACTTCGATGATGATATCGGCCTTTTTCTCATAAATTTTCTCACGCGTTTTGTGAAGCTCTTTGGCTTTTGTTAGGTTACTTAAAAGCGGTCTTTTTGCCATTTTCTTTTCGCTGTTGGCGCTGTTTTTTAAGCGCTCGATGATAGCTTCAAAGCTAGCTTTTAGATAGATGACCGTGCCGATTTTGTTTAGTCCTTTGACATTCACAAAGCCCCCGCCCGTCGAGATGATGGTATTTTTGACGTTAGTAGTTAGAAATTTCGCCAGATTTTTTTCTAAATTCCTAAAATATTCCTCTCCGTGCTGTTCGAAAATTTCCTTTATTTTCATATTTTGCGAGCTTTCTATCAGATCGTCACAGTCGAGATTGACAGTCTTTAGGCTCTTGCTTAGCGCCCTTGCTGTCGTGCCTTTGCCAACACCCATGAAGCCGATCAAGACGATGTTATTGTTCTTCGTTTTCATCGCTCTCTCCGCGTTTTTTAGGTGCTAGCACGATAGGAACGCCGCTTAGCTCGAAATTTTGCCTGAGTTTGTTGATAAGGTATCGTTTGTAGCTAAAATGCAGGCATTTTGGACGGTTCATGATAAGTGCGATCTTTGGCGGTGCGAAGCCAAACTGCGCAGCGTAGTAAATTTTAACGCTTTTACCTTTCTCGCGTGGTATCGGATGAGTTTTTACCGCCTCTTCGATCACTTCATTTAGCTTTGAGGTTTGTATCTTTTGGGTGAAATTTTTATAGACTTCAAGTATGAGCGGGTAGAGCTTGTGGATGCGCTTTTTGCCGAGTGCGCTCACGCTGATGATGGGCGCGTAGGAGAGAAATTTAAAGCGATCTTTTATCTCTTTTACGAGCTCGTCAAATTCCGTCTCGCTCTTGTCCCATTTGTTCAGCACTATGATCATGCCAAGGTTAAATTTACTCGCGACTCCTGCTATGCGCTCGTCAAGCTCGGTCAGAGGCTCCGAGCTGTCAAGCAC containing:
- a CDS encoding tetratricopeptide repeat protein, whose protein sequence is MADEEVVVLKPPSEENEQPNADANEEIVSLESIQPGDVLNDENIPEPIKVKKSNKKFIFIGLGALALVVLIAVLLIFLLKKDKKPPIDTTTLAQNIEENYKTQNFGASKIDDMISKANQLYERGNKFEALKIYENIAVYNESLSNYNLGVSQMKQGKCAEAITSFTKAIADHENTAVSAINAAVCSLESNNTKNFNYYIGLANSFLQYEESSPLYSYYYALVSYYKGNYFEALQALSHPSGDDYKDKYAYLSAKILSLLGNDEAAIAKLESQKEFNANITLAQLYARQANYDKARDYLSKAAKSTTDPDLIKMIAALIDLKTGYYKDAAAFIRDIYSIDPLKPSKIYKIKTILNPELFDVNLAQLHFNDDMFFNKIRRYETLFYFAPYKVFDAKQSVEYIRKGGVSVFLDDTSAANDYLSKSATMSKVNIELSNAIAKALNYQLKEANRDFEALVKLYPNHSILQYNLALSYAQLGNFSLAAKHFITSYHLDVNNHLAGVFCAISMDMTHSVDPKLIEEIGENLENDKNLKPVNIYAALLSLVSGNQSAMLRWLEEPKDQNTLNLAFDTIIAKMTSQDEMMREKTKQLMQILPNDIITNILNFIANNQQKSVKEYARAVQIYFKDRQLDSSAFYHGASIIRKQYIKLLQIAGLLNYERDKLKEQLRIAPANANIVQTLAYVEIFTNDFDDAFRLYNKAIDEFKVQDAGTLFLAAVAATGANKPQNAIALLELSKLTDPNSYESRVALGYLYQEVGNIEAALIQYELIKNTEFKSEFFDFMINHAKDR
- the serS gene encoding serine--tRNA ligase, which gives rise to MINLKLLESNYENFVSKLRGKNINEDVLKSLLDTFNELKKQRQILEDLQAVQNSKSKELGALARSGGDVAGLKEELSKNKEALGAQNEIVRVLEEKLDNIASNVPNITDDDVPLGRDEEDNVCIKKVLEPREFSFTPKAHYELGEQLGWLDFERGAKISGSRFTILRGEAARLSRALVNYMIDFNSARGFELVNVPFLVNSNTLYGTGQLPKFEDDLYKVRDEDLYLIPTSEVPVTNIYNDEIIDAENLPIKMTCYSACFRQEAGSAGRDTRGMIRQHQFEKVELVSITKPEQSEQILDEMVACASDLLASLGLPHRHMLLCSGDLGFSAAKTIDLEVWLPSQNKYREISSISNTRDFQARRAKIRFKDGKKNALVNTLNGSSLAVGRTLIAIMENYQRQDGTIEVPSVLKRYM
- the trpS gene encoding tryptophan--tRNA ligase, yielding MRVLTGLQPSGKLHLGNYFASIKQMVEAQKTSEMFMFIANYHAMTSLSDAKALRQNTLEAAAAFLALGIDPKKSVFWVQSDVKEVLELYWILSQYTPMGLLERAHSYKDKVAKGIGASHGLFSYPVLMAADILLYSAQVVPVGKDQIQHVEIARDIALKFNNEHGEILTLPTHRVDENVATVPGTDGAKMSKSYGNTIDIFADAKTLKKQIGSIVTASEPLEAPKQWQTCNVYNIAKLFLDEDGQRALQARYEKGGEGHGHFKAYLNELVWAYFKDAREKFEYYTSHLGEVEEILSEGAAKARIYALPLIEKVREKTGIYR
- a CDS encoding shikimate kinase translates to MKTKNNNIVLIGFMGVGKGTTARALSKSLKTVNLDCDDLIESSQNMKIKEIFEQHGEEYFRNLEKNLAKFLTTNVKNTIISTGGGFVNVKGLNKIGTVIYLKASFEAIIERLKNSANSEKKMAKRPLLSNLTKAKELHKTREKIYEKKADIIIEVEQKTPKQIVKEIIKNLQKR